From the Chloroflexota bacterium genome, the window TGCCGGTGGCGTTGGAGGCGGGGAGTCGGTTCGCCATTCGAGAGGGTGGTCGGACGGTAGGTGCTGGCGTCATCACCGAGATCATCGAGTAGTGGATCTCATAGCGGACATGGGGTGAAATTTTATGGCGAAACGAGCGATCCGTATGGTGATCACGCTGGCATGTGTGGAGTGTAAAGAGCGGAACTACTCGACGACCAAGAACAGGCGAAACGATCCAGGTCGTCTGGAGTTGAGGAAGTATTGTCCGCGTTGCCGGACGCATACATTGCACCGGGAAACGCGTTAGCGATCGGGATCCGCCCGTTTTCCCATCTGGCGTGGTGGAGATGGGCGGATAGTGCAGGCCAGTAGCTCAATTGGCAGAGCAGCGGTCTCCAAAACCGCAGGTTGCGGGTTCAAGTCCTGCCTGGCCTGCCTGATGGATTTCATCTGGGTAAGACACCGCTTCCGGTTCGCCGGGCGGTGTCTTAAACCGTAAACGGCCAGAAGCTGTATCCTTTGCAGGAGATGATCGTGAGCAGAGCTGCAACCGTTAAGAAAGAGAACGCCATCATCCGTTATCTTCGGGAGACGCGTGCCGAGCTGCGGAAGGTCACCTGGCCCACGCGCGATGAGGTGATCCGCCTGACGTTGATCGTGTTGGCCGTCACCGCGTTTATGGCCATCTTGCTGGGGGCCATTGACTACATTTTTGCGGCTCTGTTCCGATTGATCGTCGGCTAGAAGAGGGGCCATGGCAGAAGACCGGGATGTGCGCGAGGAAGTAGCCGAGGAGGAGCTGCCCCCTGAGGAGGAGACGCAGGAGGTCCCAGAGGCGGAGGGGACGCCGGCGACCGAGGGGGAAGAGGCGGGCGCGTCCGAGGAGGACGGCGAGGAGGAGGCTGCTCCCGAGGAGGAGGATCCGAGGGCGGAGCTGCGTAAGCGCGCCCGCTGGTATGTGATCCACAGCTACTCCGGGATGGAGAATAAGGTCAAAAAGAACCTGGAGCACCGCGCCGAGTCCATGCGGGATCAGGGCGGGGATAAGATCTTCCAGGTGGTCGTCCCGACGGAGGAGCGCATCGAGCTGAAGGATGGCCAGCGGCGCATCGTCGAGCGGCGCGTCTTCCCCGGATACATCCTGGTCGAAATGGTCATGGATGAGGACTCCTGGTATGTGGTGCGCAACACGCCGGGTGTGACCGGCTTCG encodes:
- the rpmG gene encoding 50S ribosomal protein L33; its protein translation is MAKRAIRMVITLACVECKERNYSTTKNRRNDPGRLELRKYCPRCRTHTLHRETR
- the nusG gene encoding transcription termination/antitermination factor NusG; the encoded protein is MAEDRDVREEVAEEELPPEEETQEVPEAEGTPATEGEEAGASEEDGEEEAAPEEEDPRAELRKRARWYVIHSYSGMENKVKKNLEHRAESMRDQGGDKIFQVVVPTEERIELKDGQRRIVERRVFPGYILVEMVMDEDSWYVVRNTPGVTGFVGMGNKPTPLEPEEVERIMKRIEEEEPKIDVDFRPGERVRITEGPFADFHGIVDEVYPEKGKARVRVSFFNRETPVEVDFLQLERQ
- the secE gene encoding preprotein translocase subunit SecE encodes the protein MIVSRAATVKKENAIIRYLRETRAELRKVTWPTRDEVIRLTLIVLAVTAFMAILLGAIDYIFAALFRLIVG